The following coding sequences are from one Salinicoccus sp. Bachu38 window:
- a CDS encoding aldose epimerase family protein: protein MKITEKKHQDGIVEYLMENSTGMKVELLNIGASITGIHVPDRNGDFSNVVLRNDSLEEYRGNLHLLGATIAPIAGRVRGAEIEVEGQKYRFDSNDGNHTLHSGEVGVQNKVWKSTVVEEAGVEKVKFTISVDDYPWHPEISILYSLGEDDALKLEYEVGSEGPTAVAPTNHVYFNLNGDPARTIGNHFVKSSASRYLKMDEELIPVSVEPCEGMFDLGADRRLQEVFESEDPQLKLANGGFDHYFLYEGKDHFEVYEPESGRKVTLETDFPGLVFYTGNNLDDGLPLADRKPQKYMGFCMEAQASPAAVHLDLGFGIETSGDYRRETVFRFSVED from the coding sequence ATGAAAATCACTGAAAAGAAGCATCAGGATGGAATTGTGGAATACTTAATGGAAAACAGCACGGGCATGAAGGTCGAGCTATTGAATATCGGGGCGAGCATCACCGGAATCCATGTGCCGGACCGGAATGGGGACTTCAGCAATGTCGTGCTGCGCAATGATTCCCTCGAGGAATACCGGGGCAATCTCCATCTGCTCGGTGCGACCATTGCACCGATTGCCGGCAGGGTGAGGGGTGCAGAAATCGAAGTGGAGGGGCAGAAGTATCGTTTCGACAGCAACGATGGAAACCACACGCTCCATAGCGGAGAGGTTGGTGTACAGAACAAGGTGTGGAAGAGTACAGTCGTCGAAGAAGCGGGCGTCGAAAAGGTGAAGTTCACCATATCGGTCGACGATTACCCATGGCACCCCGAAATCAGCATCCTCTATTCCCTCGGGGAGGATGATGCACTGAAGCTCGAGTATGAAGTCGGGAGTGAAGGGCCTACAGCCGTGGCACCGACCAACCATGTCTACTTCAACCTGAACGGTGATCCGGCGCGTACAATCGGGAACCACTTCGTAAAGAGCAGTGCTTCACGCTATCTGAAGATGGATGAAGAGCTGATACCTGTGTCCGTCGAGCCGTGTGAAGGAATGTTCGATCTTGGTGCCGACAGGCGTCTGCAGGAAGTGTTCGAGAGCGAAGATCCCCAACTGAAATTGGCGAATGGCGGATTTGACCATTACTTCCTATATGAAGGAAAGGATCATTTTGAAGTGTATGAACCGGAGAGCGGACGGAAAGTCACTCTGGAAACCGACTTCCCGGGACTTGTGTTCTATACGGGCAACAACCTGGATGACGGTCTGCCGCTCGCAGACAGAAAGCCGCAAAAATATATGGGCTTCTGCATGGAGGCGCAAGCTTCGCCGGCTGCAGTGCACCTGGATCTCGGCTTCGGCATCGAAACAAGCGGAGACTACAGGCGGGAGACGGTATTCAGATTCAGCGTGGAAGACTAG
- a CDS encoding glycerophosphodiester phosphodiesterase, protein MKNFADTLVKTLLTIVLLIGALVVSNGQHTVSAAGKSGMADHASKHTLNIAHRGASGYAPENTMAAFDKALEMKADYIEIDIQLSRDGEVVLMHDAMVDRTTDGSGRIDAFTLEELKQLDAGSWFGPQYAGEQIPTLEEILDAYRGKTGILIEIKNPSQHPGIEERLAAALEERSMDKPNNGKIIVQSFDHGSIEYFNELLPNVTTGVLVGYDAEGISDEQLAQFSTYADYVNPNHQMVDENLVSQIHHHGMKIAPYTINDQSRINELMDYGVDGIISDYPDLVGHNSALHYN, encoded by the coding sequence ATGAAAAACTTTGCAGACACCTTGGTGAAAACTTTATTGACGATAGTCCTTTTAATAGGCGCATTGGTAGTATCGAATGGACAACATACAGTTTCGGCAGCTGGAAAGAGCGGCATGGCTGACCATGCCTCAAAACATACGCTGAACATCGCACATAGGGGCGCTTCCGGTTATGCCCCTGAAAATACAATGGCAGCATTTGATAAGGCTTTGGAAATGAAGGCAGATTATATTGAAATAGATATTCAATTGAGCAGAGACGGTGAAGTAGTCTTAATGCATGATGCGATGGTCGACAGAACGACAGATGGTTCAGGGAGAATAGATGCATTCACCCTAGAAGAATTGAAACAGTTGGATGCCGGTAGCTGGTTTGGACCCCAATATGCTGGAGAACAGATTCCTACATTGGAAGAAATACTCGATGCATACCGGGGAAAAACAGGCATCCTGATTGAAATCAAAAATCCATCCCAGCACCCTGGTATTGAAGAAAGGCTTGCTGCTGCATTGGAAGAAAGGAGTATGGACAAGCCAAATAATGGGAAGATCATTGTACAATCATTCGACCACGGTTCAATAGAATATTTCAATGAACTCCTTCCGAATGTCACCACCGGCGTACTCGTAGGCTATGACGCTGAAGGCATATCTGATGAACAACTCGCCCAGTTCTCCACATACGCTGATTATGTCAATCCTAATCATCAGATGGTGGATGAAAATCTTGTCAGCCAAATTCATCATCACGGCATGAAGATTGCTCCATATACAATAAACGATCAATCACGGATCAATGAACTTATGGATTATGGTGTTGATGGAATCATTTCGGATTACCCAGACCTTGTGGGCCATAACAGCGCATTACACTACAATTAG
- a CDS encoding haloacid dehalogenase type II, which translates to MIKALVFDAYGTLYDVHSVKAACDSVFPEKGEAISVTWRKKQLEYFFQRQLMGRYRPFDEVTREALRYACKSEGASLTKESEDMLMDAYLELELFEEVEDVLEKLSDKQRVVFSNGSENMIRPLVSGSGIAGNIDMVISADEIKQYKPAAAAYAHALDRLDVEREEVLFMSSNSWDIMGAASFGFHTAWINRGRQQPETLDIQPDRAYTDLNGILEWF; encoded by the coding sequence ATGATCAAGGCACTGGTGTTCGATGCATATGGCACATTGTACGATGTTCATTCGGTGAAGGCGGCATGCGACTCGGTTTTCCCGGAGAAGGGGGAGGCGATCAGTGTGACCTGGCGGAAGAAGCAGCTGGAGTATTTTTTCCAGAGGCAGCTGATGGGACGGTACCGGCCATTTGATGAAGTGACCCGGGAGGCACTGCGGTACGCATGCAAGTCGGAAGGGGCAAGCCTTACAAAGGAAAGTGAAGATATGCTGATGGATGCCTATCTGGAACTTGAATTGTTTGAAGAGGTGGAAGATGTGCTCGAGAAGCTATCGGATAAACAGCGTGTCGTATTCTCGAACGGCTCGGAAAACATGATTCGCCCGCTCGTCAGCGGTTCCGGGATTGCCGGTAATATCGATATGGTCATCAGTGCAGATGAAATCAAGCAGTACAAGCCGGCTGCTGCCGCCTATGCCCATGCACTGGATCGATTGGATGTGGAAAGGGAGGAAGTGCTCTTCATGTCATCGAATTCATGGGACATCATGGGCGCGGCGAGCTTCGGTTTCCATACGGCATGGATCAACCGTGGCCGGCAGCAGCCTGAAACGTTGGATATCCAGCCCGACCGGGCATATACGGATCTGAATGGCATACTCGAATGGTTTTAG
- a CDS encoding sulfite exporter TauE/SafE family protein, whose protein sequence is MEIVSLIAILAVGIVVGFINIVSAGGSMLTLPMLIFFGLPSNVANGTNRIAILFQNGFALYQFHKNGHLNWRFGLLLAIPTTIASIYGARIAVNIADDTFDTLLATFMVIFAVLLIIKPQRYIKGKFNPKISIPLLAVAFILIGIYGGALQAGVGFFISLTLLMLIPRIPMSEMHGIKTLVIAIYISISTFVFIFNDLISWKFAIALSIGSAIGGSIGGRYASILPDKLLERILIFAIIFFAIILFIR, encoded by the coding sequence ATGGAAATAGTGTCACTCATCGCAATACTTGCCGTCGGCATCGTCGTTGGCTTCATCAACATCGTCTCAGCAGGCGGTTCCATGCTCACACTGCCGATGCTGATATTCTTCGGTCTGCCCTCCAATGTGGCGAACGGGACGAACCGGATCGCCATCTTGTTCCAGAATGGATTCGCACTGTACCAGTTCCATAAGAATGGGCACCTGAATTGGCGGTTCGGCCTGCTCCTTGCGATTCCGACGACCATCGCCTCGATCTATGGCGCACGCATTGCCGTCAACATCGCAGACGATACATTCGATACCCTGCTGGCCACATTCATGGTCATTTTCGCAGTCCTGCTCATCATCAAGCCGCAGCGCTACATAAAAGGAAAGTTCAATCCGAAGATTTCCATCCCATTGCTGGCAGTCGCATTCATCCTGATCGGCATATATGGTGGTGCACTCCAGGCAGGGGTCGGCTTCTTTATCAGTCTGACACTGCTCATGCTCATCCCGAGGATACCGATGTCGGAAATGCATGGCATCAAGACGCTCGTCATTGCCATCTATATTTCAATATCGACTTTCGTCTTCATCTTCAACGACCTGATCAGCTGGAAATTCGCCATCGCACTCTCCATCGGTTCCGCCATCGGCGGTTCCATCGGCGGCAGGTATGCGAGCATCCTGCCGGACAAGTTGCTGGAAAGGATATTGATTTTCGCAATCATCTTCTTTGCGATCATACTGTTCATCAGATAG
- a CDS encoding formylglycine-generating enzyme family protein: MDESNTSHCCCSVNRSDIMVMDDEVASHDAGNASRAPSVKGAGTAVEQVYIPGGAFLMGTNGREGYPDDGEGPARRVKVDPFHMDVHAVTNEAFSTFIEDTGYVTEAEKFGWSFVFYQFVSDRTKRRVKRVVPNTPWWLVVQGACWKHPEGPDSNVESRMDHPVVHVSWNDAAAYAEWAGKRLPTEAEWEFAARGGLEQKLYPWGDELTPDGEHRCNIWQGGFPKTNTKADGHLGTAPAAAFPPNGYGLHNTVGNVWEWCADWFAKSTKNRGGKNNPQGPKKGDFRIMRGGSYLCHDSYCNRYRVAARTRNTPDSASGNIGFRCVTDIRQ, encoded by the coding sequence ATGGATGAAAGCAATACTTCACACTGCTGCTGCAGTGTGAACCGGAGTGACATCATGGTGATGGACGATGAAGTGGCATCTCATGATGCAGGGAACGCGAGCCGTGCACCTTCAGTGAAAGGAGCCGGGACAGCGGTTGAACAGGTGTACATACCAGGTGGCGCATTCCTTATGGGCACGAACGGCAGGGAGGGCTATCCGGATGATGGCGAGGGACCAGCAAGACGGGTGAAGGTCGATCCGTTCCATATGGATGTGCATGCTGTGACGAATGAAGCCTTCAGCACATTCATCGAAGACACCGGCTATGTGACGGAAGCGGAGAAGTTCGGGTGGTCATTCGTCTTCTATCAGTTCGTCAGCGACCGGACAAAGCGCAGGGTAAAGCGGGTCGTTCCGAATACGCCATGGTGGCTGGTCGTCCAGGGGGCATGCTGGAAGCATCCCGAAGGACCGGATTCGAATGTAGAGAGTCGGATGGACCATCCGGTCGTCCATGTCTCATGGAACGATGCGGCAGCCTATGCGGAATGGGCGGGCAAAAGGCTGCCGACGGAAGCGGAATGGGAGTTCGCAGCACGCGGTGGTCTGGAGCAGAAGCTGTACCCGTGGGGGGATGAACTGACGCCGGACGGTGAGCACCGCTGCAACATCTGGCAGGGGGGGTTTCCGAAGACGAATACGAAAGCAGACGGCCATTTGGGCACTGCGCCTGCAGCCGCTTTTCCGCCCAATGGCTACGGCCTCCACAATACTGTCGGCAATGTCTGGGAATGGTGTGCCGACTGGTTTGCGAAAAGTACAAAGAACCGTGGCGGAAAGAACAATCCGCAAGGGCCGAAGAAGGGGGACTTCCGGATTATGCGGGGCGGTTCATACCTGTGCCATGATTCCTACTGCAACCGGTACCGGGTCGCGGCCCGGACGAGGAATACGCCGGACAGTGCGAGCGGGAACATCGGTTTCCGCTGTGTCACCGATATCAGGCAGTAG
- a CDS encoding acyl-CoA dehydrogenase codes for MKDTNVLKKPIEREELLRRAKELGELAEEHSLQSDKDGKLPDIVIEKMKEAEFHTLHRPKAYGGQDLDMKTFGEIIRTVAYHSVPAAWITYFGIIHETWPSFLPKEGRDELFGRGELMADVFAPVGEVEDADDGDGYIVSGTWNFCSGVLWCDWIALGAIHKMRDGEEPELSLFIVHKDDAEIIENWDTLGLRGTGSNAVKLDRAYVPSHYVFPISRVVQGATAPDGNYEEDYKLFNVPYLAYFLSGFAQVSIGGLTRLVDDYTNKTKSRVRIYNNKKNEKDGSSGQRTLGEITMEYNALKNIADEILEKVEGYSQNGTRVLDEEEREKLFAMRGYVAKNSAELATRIIINLGGNALYREGQSERFVRDLIAVASHPTHLYEDAMVGYGKSILGFDGHPMW; via the coding sequence ATGAAAGATACTAATGTACTGAAAAAACCGATAGAACGTGAAGAACTGCTGAGACGCGCAAAAGAACTTGGAGAACTTGCCGAAGAGCATTCACTGCAGTCCGACAAGGATGGGAAACTTCCCGATATCGTCATAGAAAAGATGAAAGAAGCGGAATTCCATACGTTGCATAGACCGAAGGCATATGGTGGACAGGATCTGGATATGAAGACATTCGGAGAAATCATCCGGACGGTTGCATACCACAGTGTACCTGCGGCGTGGATCACATACTTTGGAATCATACATGAAACATGGCCTTCCTTCCTGCCGAAGGAGGGACGCGATGAGCTCTTTGGCAGAGGAGAACTCATGGCGGACGTCTTCGCACCTGTCGGAGAGGTGGAAGATGCGGATGATGGGGATGGATACATCGTCAGCGGCACATGGAACTTCTGCAGCGGCGTCCTATGGTGCGACTGGATTGCACTTGGTGCCATCCATAAGATGAGGGACGGAGAAGAGCCGGAATTGAGCCTGTTCATCGTTCACAAGGATGACGCGGAAATCATCGAAAACTGGGATACGCTTGGGCTGAGAGGTACAGGAAGCAACGCAGTCAAACTCGATAGAGCGTATGTACCATCCCACTACGTATTCCCTATCAGCCGTGTGGTACAGGGTGCAACAGCACCGGATGGCAACTATGAAGAAGACTATAAGCTCTTCAATGTGCCATACCTCGCATACTTCCTCTCAGGATTCGCACAAGTCTCAATCGGTGGTCTGACACGCCTTGTCGATGACTACACGAATAAGACGAAGAGCCGTGTGAGGATCTACAACAACAAGAAGAATGAGAAGGATGGAAGCAGCGGTCAGCGTACACTCGGTGAAATCACGATGGAATACAATGCACTGAAAAACATCGCGGACGAAATCCTTGAGAAGGTGGAGGGCTATTCCCAGAATGGTACACGCGTACTGGATGAGGAAGAGCGTGAAAAACTGTTTGCAATGCGTGGATATGTCGCAAAGAACTCAGCCGAACTCGCAACACGAATCATCATCAACCTTGGTGGGAATGCACTCTATAGGGAAGGTCAGTCCGAAAGGTTCGTACGAGATCTGATTGCTGTCGCATCGCACCCGACACATTTATATGAAGATGCGATGGTCGGCTACGGCAAGTCCATCCTAGGCTTCGACGGCCACCCAATGTGGTAG
- a CDS encoding arylsulfatase: MMGKDYPWRKYLDKFSKLTATTLAASLIASGAGGPGMDKGGKVAEDTPEKTNVMYIVLDDAGFSDLGSFGSEINTDNIDALAENGLRYNNFHTAPVCSPTRASLLTGRNPHAVGMGNVANFDFGEKYPNSRGAIPDEAGFVTEVLAENDYTNFGVGKWHITPTTELSAAGPYERWPLGKGFDRYYGNLEDSSDQFRPELFRDNSAVPLPDAEDYHYSEDIIGNAEQYVTDHISIRPDDPFFMYLGFGAQHMPHQVAEEYIEMYEGEYDAGWDVIRKERFESQKELGIIPEDAELAPRAEGVPAWDTLSEDQKKVYTRFMETYAGFLTHTDEQVGKLVDSLEEMGELDNTMIVFISDNGASFSGGPNGATNQARAYNKLPEDLDEINEKYDQIGSGETNSDYPSGWSQVSNTPFPNFKGSTHAGGIRVPMIVHWPEGIESKGEVRSQFTHVSDITATVYDVLGIEPSGEIGGIEQMPVTGTSFAESFDDPEADTGKNTQYFELSGKRTLYHEGWKAVSQHEPGTDFDDDRWSLYNTTEDFSELNDVADQHPEKVSQLVDIWHVEAEKNGVLPISENFLEGLGNLPEGNLRSRETFVYYPGMSHISESAAPLTLDRNYRITIPVDVEESDEGVLLALGNDKSGYTFYVKDGALHYENHNGADRYKISSDESIPEGKNTVEFTFENTGKNQGTGTLFLNDEPVGEAEMETLPLKASFEGMDIGKDLLYPVSPDYADEENFPFTGEIEKVIFDFEESEHILAK, encoded by the coding sequence ATGATGGGAAAAGACTATCCTTGGAGGAAGTATCTGGACAAATTTTCAAAGCTTACGGCAACGACACTGGCAGCCTCGCTGATTGCCTCGGGGGCGGGGGGCCCGGGAATGGACAAAGGCGGCAAGGTGGCGGAAGACACTCCTGAGAAGACAAACGTGATGTACATAGTGCTCGATGATGCCGGCTTTTCGGATCTTGGCAGCTTCGGCTCTGAAATCAACACCGACAATATCGATGCACTGGCGGAAAACGGGTTAAGATATAACAATTTCCACACGGCGCCGGTGTGTTCACCGACGCGCGCCTCCCTGCTGACGGGCAGGAACCCGCATGCGGTGGGCATGGGCAACGTGGCAAACTTTGATTTTGGAGAGAAATACCCGAACAGCCGGGGAGCCATTCCGGATGAAGCGGGCTTCGTCACTGAAGTGCTGGCAGAAAATGACTACACGAACTTCGGTGTCGGCAAATGGCATATTACACCGACAACAGAACTTTCTGCAGCCGGTCCCTATGAAAGGTGGCCGCTCGGCAAAGGATTCGACCGGTACTATGGAAACCTGGAGGATTCATCCGACCAGTTCCGCCCTGAGCTGTTCAGGGACAACAGTGCCGTCCCGCTGCCTGATGCAGAGGACTACCACTACTCGGAGGATATCATCGGCAATGCCGAACAGTATGTGACCGACCATATATCCATCCGTCCGGACGACCCTTTCTTCATGTATCTCGGATTTGGTGCGCAGCATATGCCGCATCAGGTTGCGGAGGAATACATCGAAATGTATGAAGGGGAGTATGATGCAGGATGGGACGTAATACGCAAAGAGCGGTTCGAAAGTCAGAAGGAACTTGGAATCATTCCTGAGGATGCTGAACTCGCGCCGCGTGCTGAGGGCGTCCCGGCATGGGATACTTTGAGCGAGGATCAGAAGAAGGTCTATACCAGATTCATGGAGACATACGCCGGCTTCCTTACACATACGGATGAACAGGTCGGAAAACTCGTGGATTCACTGGAGGAGATGGGAGAGCTCGACAACACGATGATCGTCTTCATCTCCGACAATGGCGCAAGCTTCTCGGGCGGACCGAATGGGGCGACAAATCAGGCGCGTGCCTACAATAAGCTGCCGGAAGACCTTGATGAAATCAATGAAAAATATGACCAGATCGGCAGTGGAGAGACGAACAGCGACTATCCTTCCGGCTGGTCACAGGTGAGCAATACGCCATTTCCAAACTTCAAGGGGTCGACCCATGCGGGTGGTATACGCGTACCGATGATCGTCCACTGGCCGGAAGGCATCGAGTCGAAGGGTGAAGTCAGGAGCCAGTTTACACATGTCAGTGATATCACCGCCACAGTCTATGACGTCCTTGGCATCGAGCCATCCGGGGAAATAGGCGGCATCGAGCAGATGCCAGTCACAGGTACAAGCTTTGCGGAAAGTTTCGATGACCCGGAAGCGGATACGGGCAAGAATACACAATACTTCGAACTCAGTGGAAAGCGGACACTCTATCATGAGGGATGGAAAGCCGTCTCCCAGCATGAGCCAGGTACCGACTTTGACGACGACCGGTGGTCACTCTACAATACGACAGAAGATTTCTCGGAATTGAATGATGTTGCAGACCAGCATCCGGAAAAGGTTTCACAGCTTGTCGACATATGGCATGTCGAAGCAGAAAAGAATGGCGTGCTGCCGATTTCCGAAAATTTCCTTGAGGGGCTGGGCAACCTGCCGGAAGGCAACCTGCGTTCCCGTGAAACATTCGTATACTATCCAGGAATGTCGCATATCAGCGAATCCGCAGCTCCACTGACGTTGGACCGCAACTATAGAATAACGATTCCGGTGGATGTCGAAGAAAGTGATGAAGGCGTACTGCTCGCACTCGGCAACGACAAGAGCGGCTACACCTTCTACGTAAAGGATGGTGCACTCCACTACGAGAACCATAACGGGGCGGACAGATACAAAATCTCTTCTGATGAAAGCATTCCTGAAGGGAAGAATACGGTAGAGTTCACATTTGAAAATACAGGCAAGAACCAGGGCACAGGCACCCTGTTCCTGAACGATGAGCCTGTCGGGGAAGCGGAGATGGAGACACTGCCACTGAAAGCTTCCTTCGAAGGCATGGACATCGGCAAGGATCTGCTCTATCCCGTGAGTCCGGATTATGCAGATGAAGAAAACTTCCCGTTCACCGGTGAAATTGAAAAAGTCATATTCGACTTTGAAGAAAGCGAACATATTCTGGCCAAGTAG
- a CDS encoding fumarylacetoacetate hydrolase family protein, translating to MGIHIVRYEKDDETRWGALAGEEVIPLANTSRTLDAFLEEGPDEAKTLLASGSAKSFPAAEAKLLSPVTKPARIVCQGANYSSHREESGLEAARPPFNMIFSKADSSLCGAYEDVIRPEGIKLLDYEIELGLVIGTEITEASDIKEDDLHNYVAGLVITNDISARDIQLPQGQWLKGKSYRTFCPTGPYLYLLDGEEVPLINELELDLWVNDELRQSANTDQLLFKPAETLMELSEIMDLSRGDLVMTGTTGGVAMNLTPELLGKVTSLAVPGQDKIDMMVEDQAGNGRYLKDGDLVRCAIRSADGKINLGEQRNRIVPQSDAPPRTRNEGINATS from the coding sequence ATGGGAATCCATATTGTAAGATACGAAAAAGATGATGAAACAAGGTGGGGTGCCCTGGCCGGTGAGGAGGTGATTCCACTCGCCAATACGTCCCGCACACTGGATGCATTTCTTGAAGAAGGACCAGATGAGGCGAAAACCCTCCTGGCCTCAGGGAGTGCCAAGTCATTTCCGGCAGCCGAGGCGAAGCTTCTGAGCCCGGTGACCAAGCCGGCAAGAATCGTCTGTCAGGGGGCGAACTATTCCTCACACCGTGAAGAGTCGGGGCTGGAAGCGGCCCGCCCGCCATTCAACATGATCTTCAGCAAGGCGGACAGTTCCCTGTGCGGTGCCTATGAAGACGTCATCCGTCCGGAAGGCATAAAGCTTCTGGACTATGAGATAGAGCTTGGTCTCGTCATCGGGACAGAAATCACGGAGGCATCGGATATAAAAGAAGACGATCTTCATAATTATGTGGCAGGCCTTGTCATCACCAATGACATATCGGCCCGCGATATCCAGCTGCCTCAGGGCCAATGGCTGAAGGGCAAGAGCTATCGGACATTCTGTCCGACAGGTCCATATTTGTATCTGCTCGATGGGGAGGAGGTGCCACTCATCAATGAACTGGAACTTGATCTGTGGGTCAACGATGAACTGCGCCAGTCGGCGAATACGGACCAGCTTCTGTTCAAGCCAGCAGAGACGCTGATGGAGCTTTCTGAGATCATGGACCTCTCAAGAGGCGACCTTGTCATGACGGGAACGACGGGCGGGGTCGCAATGAACCTGACACCGGAGCTGCTCGGCAAAGTGACGAGCCTCGCGGTGCCTGGACAGGATAAGATCGACATGATGGTCGAGGATCAGGCAGGCAATGGAAGGTACCTGAAGGATGGCGACCTGGTGCGATGTGCAATCAGAAGTGCCGATGGGAAGATCAACCTTGGGGAGCAACGGAACAGGATCGTGCCGCAAAGCGATGCACCCCCCAGAACACGCAATGAAGGCATAAATGCAACATCCTGA
- the glnA gene encoding type I glutamate--ammonia ligase — MSEYSREDILRIAESENVRFVRLQFTDILGTIKNVEIPASQLEKALDGEAMFDGSSIEGFVRLEESDMYLKPDLDTWVIFPWEHNGKRIARLICDVYDIDGNPFEGDPRSNLKRVVKEMEEMGYEGMNLGAEPEFFLFKLDRNGNPTTEPSDEGGYFDLAAMDDGEECRREISRTLEEMGFEVEMFHHENAPGQQEISFKYADAVTSSDNLQTFKLVAKTIARRYNLHATFMPKPLYGHPGSGMHYNVSLFRDGQNVFYDENDEFGLSKEMRHFMAGLLLHARGYTAVCNPLVNSYKRLQSGFEAPKYIAWSGRNRSPLLRIPSTRGAATRAEVRSLDPSANPYLATAAILKAGLEGVRNETELDTPVDENIYEMTKKQRDVENIEDLPTTLYTALKALKEDTVIQEALGKHIYKQFYDNKTLEWQMYSSQITEWELDEYLTQH, encoded by the coding sequence ATGAGTGAGTACTCGAGGGAAGATATTTTAAGGATTGCGGAAAGTGAAAATGTCAGGTTCGTCAGACTGCAGTTCACTGACATTCTGGGCACAATCAAAAATGTGGAAATACCAGCCAGTCAGCTTGAGAAGGCGCTTGACGGTGAAGCGATGTTCGACGGCTCCTCCATCGAAGGTTTTGTCAGGCTGGAAGAATCCGATATGTACCTGAAACCCGACCTGGATACTTGGGTGATCTTCCCATGGGAGCACAACGGCAAGAGAATCGCCAGACTGATCTGTGATGTATATGACATCGACGGCAACCCTTTCGAAGGAGATCCACGATCAAATCTGAAAAGGGTCGTCAAGGAAATGGAGGAAATGGGCTATGAAGGCATGAATCTTGGTGCCGAGCCGGAATTCTTCCTCTTCAAGCTCGATAGAAACGGTAATCCGACTACGGAACCGAGTGATGAGGGCGGCTACTTCGACTTGGCTGCAATGGATGACGGCGAGGAATGCCGTCGTGAAATCTCGCGCACATTGGAAGAGATGGGCTTCGAAGTCGAGATGTTCCACCATGAAAACGCCCCGGGACAGCAAGAGATCAGCTTCAAGTATGCAGACGCCGTCACATCTTCCGACAACCTGCAGACATTCAAGCTGGTCGCAAAAACAATCGCGAGACGCTATAACCTGCATGCGACATTCATGCCGAAGCCTCTCTATGGACACCCGGGAAGCGGCATGCACTATAACGTCTCCCTCTTCCGCGATGGACAGAACGTCTTCTATGACGAAAACGACGAATTCGGCCTCAGCAAGGAGATGCGCCACTTCATGGCGGGGCTGCTGCTCCATGCCAGAGGATATACCGCCGTCTGCAACCCGCTCGTCAACTCCTACAAGCGTCTGCAGTCCGGCTTTGAGGCACCGAAGTACATCGCATGGAGCGGACGCAACCGTTCGCCGCTCCTCAGAATTCCTTCCACACGCGGTGCGGCGACACGTGCAGAAGTACGGTCACTCGATCCCTCCGCAAATCCGTACCTTGCGACCGCAGCCATCCTGAAAGCGGGGCTCGAAGGTGTCCGCAACGAAACCGAGCTCGATACACCAGTCGACGAGAACATCTACGAGATGACGAAGAAGCAGAGGGATGTCGAAAACATCGAAGATCTGCCGACGACGCTCTATACCGCACTCAAGGCACTGAAGGAAGACACCGTCATCCAGGAAGCGCTCGGCAAGCACATCTACAAGCAGTTCTATGACAACAAGACGCTCGAATGGCAGATGTACAGCTCACAGATTACCGAGTGGGAACTCGATGAATACCTGACGCAACACTAG